A part of Ziziphus jujuba cultivar Dongzao chromosome 8, ASM3175591v1 genomic DNA contains:
- the LOC107413501 gene encoding uncharacterized protein LOC107413501 isoform X1, with translation MKSLSSVGLGLSVVFGCLFLALVAELYYLLWWKKRFTSREIENDYSSPAKELFYMFCWRRHSSLTHTALNPQELCSTMRITDSLVHDQPNAQLQIHSNSDFLLKPFGEDGIETEFMRLQNPSAPPRFLFTIIEETKEDLESDDGKSRGDRSRKGSRNRSLSDLILTVETPYLTPMASPPFFTPPLTPVNSSYNQNGFNPLFESATDAEFNRIRSSPPPKFKFLQEAEEKLRRKKMLEEEADEKVFHRYENIHHHDKGNKAPAMSKFLKDEEDGPFITITVDKNKDMELNRHAHLQPQYHSSSTTSQVLPLASSPSKFRSH, from the coding sequence atgaaatcttTGAGTAGTGTAGGACTTGGTCTGAGTGTAGTTTTCGGTTGCCTATTCTTGGCTCTTGTTGCTGAGCTCTACTACTTGTTATGGTGGAAGAAGAGGTTCACAAGCAGAGAGATTGAAAATGATTATAGCAGTCCAGCAAAAGAGCTATTCTACATGTTTTGCTGGAGAAGACATTCTTCTTTAACCCACACAGCTCTGAATCCCCAAGAGCTTTGTTCAACAATGAGAATCACAGACTCACTTGTCCATGATCAACCAAATGCTCAGCTTCAAATCCACTCAAACAGCGATTTTCTGCTCAAACCCTTTGGGGAAGATGGGATTGAAACAGAGTTCATGAGGCTGCAAAACCCATCTGCTCCTCCTAGATTCCTCTTCACAATCATAGAGGAAACAAAGGAAGATTTGGAATCTGATGATGGGAAATCTAGAGGTGATAGAAGCAGAAAAGGGTCGAGAAATAGAAGCTTAAGTGATTTGATTCTGACAGTTGAAACTCCATATTTGACTCCAATGGCTTCCCCACCTTTTTTCACACCTCCTCTTACTCCTGTGAATTCCTCATATAACCAGAATGGATTTAACCCACTTTTTGAATCAGCAACAGATGCAGAGTTCAACAGAATAAGATCATCACCACCACCAAAATTCAAGTTCTTGCAAGAAGCAGAGGAAAAACTTAGGAGGAAAAAAATGTTAGAAGAAGAAGCTGATGAGAAAGTTTTTCATAGGTATGAGaatattcatcatcatgatAAGGGAAATAAAGCTCCTGCAATGTCTAAGTTCCttaaagatgaagaagatggtCCTTTTATCACGATCACTGTTGACAAGAACAAAGATATGGAACTTAATCGTCATGCTCATTTACAACCACAATACCATTCAAGCAGTACCACTTCTCAGGTACTGCCTCTGGCTTCTTCACCTTCAAAATTCAG
- the LOC107413501 gene encoding uncharacterized protein LOC107413501 isoform X2 produces MKSLSSVGLGLSVVFGCLFLALVAELYYLLWWKKRFTSREIENDYSSPAKELFYMFCWRRHSSLTHTALNPQELCSTMRITDSLVHDQPNAQLQIHSNSDFLLKPFGEDGIETEFMRLQNPSAPPRFLFTIIEETKEDLESDDGKSRGDRSRKGSRNRSLSDLILTVETPYLTPMASPPFFTPPLTPVNSSYNQNGFNPLFESATDAEFNRIRSSPPPKFKFLQEAEEKLRRKKMLEEEADEKVFHRYENIHHHDKGNKAPAMSKFLKDEEDGPFITITVDKNKDMELNRHAHLQPQYHSSSTTSQAVWRVSVIG; encoded by the coding sequence atgaaatcttTGAGTAGTGTAGGACTTGGTCTGAGTGTAGTTTTCGGTTGCCTATTCTTGGCTCTTGTTGCTGAGCTCTACTACTTGTTATGGTGGAAGAAGAGGTTCACAAGCAGAGAGATTGAAAATGATTATAGCAGTCCAGCAAAAGAGCTATTCTACATGTTTTGCTGGAGAAGACATTCTTCTTTAACCCACACAGCTCTGAATCCCCAAGAGCTTTGTTCAACAATGAGAATCACAGACTCACTTGTCCATGATCAACCAAATGCTCAGCTTCAAATCCACTCAAACAGCGATTTTCTGCTCAAACCCTTTGGGGAAGATGGGATTGAAACAGAGTTCATGAGGCTGCAAAACCCATCTGCTCCTCCTAGATTCCTCTTCACAATCATAGAGGAAACAAAGGAAGATTTGGAATCTGATGATGGGAAATCTAGAGGTGATAGAAGCAGAAAAGGGTCGAGAAATAGAAGCTTAAGTGATTTGATTCTGACAGTTGAAACTCCATATTTGACTCCAATGGCTTCCCCACCTTTTTTCACACCTCCTCTTACTCCTGTGAATTCCTCATATAACCAGAATGGATTTAACCCACTTTTTGAATCAGCAACAGATGCAGAGTTCAACAGAATAAGATCATCACCACCACCAAAATTCAAGTTCTTGCAAGAAGCAGAGGAAAAACTTAGGAGGAAAAAAATGTTAGAAGAAGAAGCTGATGAGAAAGTTTTTCATAGGTATGAGaatattcatcatcatgatAAGGGAAATAAAGCTCCTGCAATGTCTAAGTTCCttaaagatgaagaagatggtCCTTTTATCACGATCACTGTTGACAAGAACAAAGATATGGAACTTAATCGTCATGCTCATTTACAACCACAATACCATTCAAGCAGTACCACTTCTCAG